cctccaggtctgcagataaatggagtgtatacagcgctggggggttatattactgtatacagtgctgggggttatattactgtatacagtgctgggattatgttactgtatacagcgctgggggttatattactgtatacagtgctggtggttatattactgtatatagcgctgggggttatattactgtatacagcgctgggggttatattactgtatatagcgctgggggttatattactgtatacagcgctggaggttatattactgtatacagcgctgggggttattttactgtatacagcgctgggggttattttactgtatacagcgctgggggttatattactgtatacagcgctggggtttatattactgtatacagcgctggggtttatattactgtatacagtgctggggggttatattactgtatacagcgctgggggttatattactgtatacagcgctggggtttatattactgtatacagcgctggggtttatattactgtatacagcgctggggtttatattactgtatacagtgctggggggttatattactgtatacagcgccgggggggttatattactgtatacagcgctgtggggttatattaccgtatacagcgctgggggttatattactgtatacagcgctggggggttatattactgtatacagcgccgggggggttatattaatgtatacagcgctggggggttatattactgtattcagtgctggggttatattactgtatacagcgctggggggttatgttactgtatacagcgctgggggttatattactgtatacagcactgggggggttatattactttatacagtgctgggggggttatattactgtatgcagcactggggggagagttatattactgtatacagctctggggtttatgctcaaggaggaaaatatttttttccctgagACTTCCCTATCTCTATATTTTTCGGGTTccggaacagcagctttaacacTGTCCGGTACTCTCTCAGTACGTGGTCGCTGCTCTGAGTCTGAAGCTTCCGGCGTATTCCTTATAAGACAGGAACCCCCAAAGCTAAAGTCTCCGCAGAAAGGTCAGGTTTGACATTCACCCCCCCGACCGGTTTTTCAGCTGAATAGGTCACTTCCCAGATGTCTCAGACGGCGCGCATGCACACAGGCCGTGTTTATACAGTTGTGGTTGACAGCCTGTCAGTAGCAGCCGTGTAGATTGCGTTCCCGCTGATCACATGATCGCGCCCTTTTTGTTTTGGGAGATTACGCGTTCCTTTGTCTGCCATTCCAGACATTCTATGCCTTTGTTACAATTACAGCGTCTCATCTATTCTGATTCTTTCCTGGTGACTCCTGTTCTCGGCAGCTTTATCGCTGGAATtaaggcttttttatttttatgattattattttcattattttattataattgtttttattttattattttttttattatttttattatttatttaaattattaatttattattattttaattttattattattattttaccccTGGTTACTTTCTTTTATAATCTTTGGTGCAGGATagagttttaaaataaaacatataaaaaaaagtaataaaagtttttaatatgctcttaaaatatttaagaattgataaattgttctttttattattaggaAGTGGTCTTGTATCCAATGAGAGAATATTTTTCAGGCCTTGGATTaattcccaccccccccccccccccgcgcttcGGGGCTGATGAATGTTTCGTTGTAACTGCTGGACTTTGAAAAGTTGGCATGGTTCCATTGTGAGCTTAAGTAGAAAGACATAAACCCCGCGTGACCTTCCTTTCTCTGATTATATTGATTCAGATGAAGCggcaaaagaaaatgttttggggggaaaaaaaaaactttcttgaTTGTACAGCCAGTCAAAATTACCCTGGACCAATCACTttcaaagggacagtttaatgccccGGGGAGCCTCACCACAAAACAAGCATATTAAGGTACTaggcattctttaaaaatacgGGGAAAAAATCTCTCGCGTTaggtggaagctgcagctcccagcCCCCTCAACAGTCCAAGGATTctctccactgattggctgcttcaaaaaCGTTTGCCGCGCTGGAGCTGACGGTAAATTAACCGCGTCAGGGAATGTGCTACAAAGAAAATAGCTGGAGGGGTAGAGAAGGAATGAATGTAGatgggggggattctgtagaatcccacCCAATACATTAGCAAGGGGGGCACCAAGTGAgcttaaagggacctctcagctgtcatatgcattaaagtacaaatAACggccggagtgtccctttacatTAAACTGCCCTTTACATTAAACTGCATGCGTCTCGCAGGACGGTACCTGTACATTGGGACGAGGTCACATTTTAGACTCTTCGTTTCCGGAgtaaataaatctaaattaGCCAAAAGTTCCTTAATATTCACCATCCGTCACGACCAACTCGCGCTTCATTCTGATTGGCTGCCAAGGAATTAAATTGCCAGATATCATTTTATTGCGTTCAAAGAACGTAGGCCAGAAATCTAATCTGGGACGCCGTTAATTCCCTCAGCCAATCACTTTGATCGTAACCGGGAACAATGTTCGTCAATTATGTAGAAAtgaaggagggggagggggggatttAATTTCCAGAAATTCCACAAAGAATAGACGGAATTAAATCTGATTAAACAGCTCTACATCTGCGGCCCCCCGGAGAATAAAGTGTATTAAAGGCACAGTAATGCTTCAGCCAGAGCTGTATCCTAATTGGTTGAAATGACCAAGCATTTTAGGATTTTAACATCATTTTCAAACCAAatttgcctctaccacttctgctggaaggccgtTCCATTTATCGAAGACTAAACTAAACATTCTTGTCATTCCCTCTTGTACTTTGCAGCCGCTGATTAAAAGTAATTGTTCGTAGGATATGGGCTGATCATACATCCTGCTGCCGGGATCAGAGATCTAAAGGACCCCGTAGCCCGGTAGATGTTTCTATAACTCCCAAGACCCTGAGCCATCTACCTTAGTGGTTTTGTGATTAGTCAGTGGTACCCAAATCTGTGGCTCCCCCCGTGCTTGCAAAGCAACATTTATTcatcggtcatgtgatattttgggtgactttcccggtgtgaataagactgagtcattctattgttccccacaggcagtatgataaggatttgcggtgtttagtagatcagaTAACAGCGAGAATCATAcgaacggctgatatgcagctgcctgaaaactggtTTAGCCTCTTAAGGACCAGTGACGGAGTGGATACGTCATAAAAATAATCCTTGAAGACCAAGGACGTATTCCAAGGACGTTATGGGGTTTTGGCACCGGCAGGGTTAAATCCCTGCTTGTGAACCGTGATCAGGCTGTTGGcataattccccccccccgacagttGGGTCAAAATTTGTGGCCCTGAGCTGCCAGATTTAATTTTAAGGGCGCTCGATAGGGCAaatatgttaaaacagccattgtcaccaAAGagtacaaaaagaaagaaacagcctggtccttaaggggttaaaaaaaacccccgcaaaatattttaaaataagtttGAGACCCCAGGATGGGGGGGTCTGGGGGGCTTTATGTTAAATGAACAGCGTAGGGAAGGAAAACTGATGCTTCCATAATAATTTTCTTCCAAAATCACTCATTTTCTGCGcatgtctccttttttttttttagtgggcCCGATAACGGTGATTTACAGCAAACCCCCCAGCCTGAGGAGGATCCAGCTGAAGAACCCGTCCGTGAAGCCGGGGGGATACTCCAGTCCCCGGCACTGCTTCGGACGCTACAGGAGCGCCATCATCATCCCGTACCGCAACCGGGACGTCCACCTGCGCTACCTGCTCTACCACCTGCACCCCTTCCTGCAGCGCCAGCAGCTGCATTACGCAATATTCCTGGTCCAGCAGGTAACGCGCCTCGCGCTGGAAGCCATCTTGGctcggggggtgggggggcaggtcCGCATACCGCTTTATACGACCTTTATAACTAAACGCGGCGCTGGAGCGTTGTTCCCTGGTATCTCCAGAATAATTCTGTCATCGCGTAAAAATGTTGCCTCGttcgtagttttttttttttgccgggaacacgtaattgtcatgtgacacagctAATGTTTTTAAGTGGCTGCCTTTGGACGGgtgatattatattttaacctCCCCATCACACTGGGAACGGGATAGGGGTGAGCTGGATGCATGGCTGGGGGTCCCTGCCTCCTATAGgactatttatattatttaccccTTGGGGGGGCGGGGAGAGGGGGTTACAGAGGGGCATAAAGCCCACCCTCCCAAATTATTTACCTTTGGGGGGGCAGTAAAAGAGCGCTTCACCTGGCAAAACCCAGAGCCTTTCCAGGAGTCCCCCGAATCAGGGGTTACAGGTCAGGTTTAATTATGGAGAGTTCCGGGGTCTAGATGCCCCACCTGATACCCCGGCTCTCCAAATGCCCCACCCCAGGGACCCCAAAACCTAAAACTTTCTTCCCGAGACAGGTTACGGGGTTTGTGTCTGGATCTGAGTTCTTTAATATTGGGGAGGGGGGTATATACATTATCAGTCATGGGGGGGGTGTTtcttctggagctgcagcttccccttAAGGAAGTTAATTAATGTATTGTTATTAACCTGTTAAAGGACACGGCGCTTATGATATCTGTCGCTCCGGGTGAAGAATATTCTATTTAATTATCAGACGCTTAGAAACGTAACTCCCCTCTTGCAGTTGTGGCCCTCGGCCGGGGCGAACGTCTCCTGACGCGGGGGCTTCACCGTTATTAAAAGCCGCTTTTACGTTGCGTTTGTTGTCTGCAGGCTGGAAACGGCACTTTCAACCGAGCCAAGCTCCTTAACGTCGGGGTGAGGGAGGCGCTGAGGCTCGACGACTGGGACTGTTTGATTTTCCACGACGTGGACCTCGTCCCGGAGAACGACTACAACCTCTACGTCTGCGATGGGTATTCCCCCAAACACCTGGCCAGCGCCATGGACAAGTTCCACTACAGGTAACGGGGGCCTGGGGAGACTGGTGACCCCCCCCCAAGAGACCGACGGCTAGAACTCAGACCTTATCCTAAAGTCACATTTAGTAAAGAGTTCCTATTCTTACCCCCAAAAGGAAAATCGGCACTTCGTCTGCCGAGGCCCCTAATAACATTACTACAGGGGTCTCCAGAGCCAGCAGAAAATGATGACATAATGGgcgatataaaacaaaacaaaatccagaatcacctgtaaaaaaacacacttttccaAAGGCGACTGCAGGATTCTTTTACTCAATAAACTGATAACTGTAACAATGCTATATGATGTCACCGGAATTATTTATGACACGGATTTCAttgtaataacattttaactttACTGTTTCTGACATTTGAAGCGGTTGCTCTCTGGCGCCTCCTAGTGGACTTTTTGTATTCCGATGCCGGAAATTCGATGGAATTATTTCCATTGACAACGTTTTGTTGTGGGGgtggaatttacattttttatttgttgtaggATTATACAACACAAAGAACGGAGGAATCATGGTATATACCGATTGTTGCTATGGTAGCCGCTCCACTTGGCACCAGAATTATTCAGTGTTTCTAAACCTCGGTGAATATAATGGCAGATTGTAAACGTGGGACCTGCCATGGATTCCCACCCAGAGgtgtatctactgaaaatagcgcctatggcaagcactgaaattgcgcccctgtccaaatatctaaaacctatttactagcccctgctgcccatatatatatatatatataaatattagtccctgctgccgatagcgggtatagatcaacacacaaacccagatcaattgaaattcacttgtgatctctgcactgaaggaatatataccctacccactatatatcctccccccccctacccactatatatcctctccccccctacccactatatatcctctccccccctacccactatatatcctctccccccctacccactatatatcctctccccccctacccactatatatcctctctcccccacccactatatatcctctcccccccctacccactatatatcctctccccccctacccactatatatcctctcccccctacccactatatatcctctccccccctaaccactatatatcctctccccccctacccactatatatcctctccccccctacccactatatatcctctccccccctacccactatatatcctctcacccccctacccactatatatcctctctcccccctacccactatatatcttctccccccctacccactatatatcctctcccccctacccactatatatcctctccccccctacccactatatatcttctccccccctacccactatatatcctctcccccctacccactatatatcctctccccccctacccactatatatcctctccccccctacccactatatatcctctcccccccctacccactatagggcgcccccctctctcctccgcattaaaaaaaaaaagacggcgtttgaaagccgctcactggcgcccccttcaaatggcgcctatggcacgagccataggtgccataccctagatacgcctctgttcCCACCTTCCACTTTCTGTGTGATATTATATGTTTGATCCATACATTGTACTTGCGGCATCCTATATCTTACAGTTCTGTACATTTAACTCTTCatggctgtgtgtatgtatgtgtatgtatgtgtgtgtatgtttgtatgtatgtatatgtgtgtgtatatgtttatatatgtatgtatatatgtgtgtgtgtgtgtgtatatgtgtgtgtatatacacagtatatttatataggcTTTTTGtgtgaaacaatattttttttagcattagaATACTTGCTAAGTGtcgagtttaaaaaaaataaaataattctcagTAACAGGCCCAACTATCGTACATGCGCAGgttttattatttgctttttGGGGGCTGAAATTCTCCCTGAAacagttttttaatattttttatttggagtctaacatttttttttctttgtatatttctggtAGTAGGAAAATGAGATTTCagcaatttaaattttttattatttttatttttttcatatatatgttttttagggctatcttgggtttttttttctacagatcTTGGGAATCTCTTTTGTAACTAGAGGGCACCCCAATTATgtcatagtgacatcactgctttccctataattatatatttttcgttttattatattttttacatttttctatttttcgtttctattttcttttttgacatTTAAATTTTAATAGTGAGAAATTCACTCTGATCGCTCTGTAGCGagtcagtggaacagcatctttaactgGAAAAACAATACTCCTAATGAGCACAAGGTGGCGCTGCTGCTAAATAAAAATCCCGCGGAGGTACTCGTCACCGAGATACTTTGCGGGAAAAACTTTCAATGCTTTGGGGTATAAACagcctttaaagggacaggacAGAAAGAAAAGTTGCTTTTAATTATATAGCTTAAAattagtttaaccctttaacttcTGTAACTAGAAAAAACCTGCATTTATCCAGATCAAAGGTTTCGCACAAGCAAGCGtcagatttttatttgttttggtttttatattTGAGAAAGAGGCCACTGAGTCCTCACCGAGTCCAAGGATGAGATCATGTGGCCGGGCCCCGAGGGCCCCTTTGTCAAGTGCATGTTTCGTACATAGATAGTGCTCTAgggttctattcactaaacggagagTTTGCCGGAGAGTTGAGGATTCAGCTCCCtcgctattcattatgaagggccaatgcTGGTAGGTCTCTCCAGTGTGAAGGGCTGAgccggccctgtgtaatgtataatttaatgggtGAGGAGGCTTTAAAGAAATATCtctgattgaactatacattatacagggccagcccagctcttcctgcagcagaagctcactggggttggcccttcataatgtatcgTGAAGTCAGGCTGCTGAgaccctccttcaaacgctccctttagtgaataaagcccacaAACCGCACTCGGTGGAAGTTGATTTAGTCTCGGCTCGGACTCGTTGGCGCTTCCGACGTTTTGTTCTTTGTTTATTAAAGTGTCCTCGAGTGATTTAAAATCTGGCACCTTCCTAAGCGGAGACTCGCCCCGTTTAAGTACTGTTTGTCCTCCCCTGGGCTGGTCTTGGCCTCCGTCGCAGATTATTTAATGCCAATCGTAAAGCGCCGCTTCTCAGCATAATCTTAACTGAAATAGAAATAATTAGAGGCTCAAAACTCATCCTTGGATTCAGGATTCTGATTGTTacccatgcatggttaaatcacctcactgtattaccctctaccacttctgctgggaggctgttccacttatctaccaccctctcagtaaactaaaacttccttccattccatcgaagcctctgaccctctcgtTTTTGAtgatactgtccctttaataacgTATCCCTTACTGACCTTCTATGCTTGGAACGTACCACCTCATCAGCAGGGGGGGTGGTCAATCTTTCATAGTTTcatagttaaaaggaatgtatTTCGTAGGTCGTCGGCATTGTGTGTCACCGAAAACATATTAATAGCCGGCGCCCGGGCGCTTTCAGTAATCCCCGGAAACTCACGCTTCATGATTCTGAAGAGCGGCTTTTGTAGTACATTGTAGAACATCGCTCATCGATCACGCAACGCGTCGCTACCGCGGGAGAGCTTCGTGCCGTCCGGAAGTCACCCAAATCACCGGCAACGTCTCGGGCCGGAAGGGAGGACGCTTCTGAGCTCAACCGCAGTCTCAATCTCATTCAACGGGAGCGATGCTTATTAAAACACATGAGTATGTTACACGCGTGTCATATTTAGGTGATCAGACCCCTTTCAGGTAACGTTTGGGATACCTCTTACCGGGCCAGGGACGAGAGACCTCGCGTAGGCTTCCGTCAGAGGTTCCGTGTTTGGATCTTTGAGGTCTTGGAAGCTTCTGCGGCTCTCCGTCTTCCTCTACGGATGTTGGTTCAGTAAAAAGTATCTCAAAGTTCTTTTGGACCTCTGTGGGATCCGGTTTTGGGTTGAAAACGAATGACCTGCTCTCTGCAGACCCCCCGTCCGGTCTCATGGGGGGGGTGAGTTTGGAAACACGTTTggttattctctctctctctctccgctccCAGGTTACCCTACTGGGAGTACTTCGGCGGGGTCTCGGCGCTGACCCCCGAGCAGTACATGAGGATCAATGGATTTCCCAACTCGTACTGGGGATGGGGTGGAGAGGACGATGACATCGCCATGAGGTAATCGAGCGAACATAAACCCgagacaaaaaataataataataatttttgaaaaataataaaaaaaaaatatataaatgtttgaaaaataataaaaaaatataaatgtttgaaaaaaaaatatatacatttttgaaaaaattgtttaaaaaaagtgaaaaaatttAATAAGGTATTTTTTACTTAAATCCACGGTTTGTTATGCAGCGGAttacagtttatttataagaggGCACCTAATTCTTCCTAGTTTTTGGCCCCGTAaaatttattatgttttcttccTAAATTTCCCCCCTCCTCCAGGGTTCGCTTGTCGGGGATGAGTATCGCTCGGACGCCGCTTGCTCTCGGCCGGTATAAAATGATTCCGCACGACCGAGACACGGGCAACGACGAGAACACGAGAAGGTAAACGTCCAAGGACCGGCTCCCGTGGTTTGccctaaatataaaataacctgaaaaataatcatcatttttattaaatctttgtttaaattgcatttcttttcattcttcTCTCCCAGGTACAGCCAGCTGAGAAACACGCGGAGAACGTGGCGAGACGACGGCATGAACTCTCTTTTTTTCAAGCTGCTTTCCAGAG
This sequence is a window from Spea bombifrons isolate aSpeBom1 chromosome 2, aSpeBom1.2.pri, whole genome shotgun sequence. Protein-coding genes within it:
- the LOC128473334 gene encoding beta-1,4-galactosyltransferase 3-like — protein: MYSPRTEKPYFLLTLVFSQVLFLLLLYRRGTSSLLHGLFGGEAWPWDYADTHDVYTNLSHFTPDPDAVRTEYCPVKSPILVGPITVIYSKPPSLRRIQLKNPSVKPGGYSSPRHCFGRYRSAIIIPYRNRDVHLRYLLYHLHPFLQRQQLHYAIFLVQQAGNGTFNRAKLLNVGVREALRLDDWDCLIFHDVDLVPENDYNLYVCDGYSPKHLASAMDKFHYRLPYWEYFGGVSALTPEQYMRINGFPNSYWGWGGEDDDIAMRVRLSGMSIARTPLALGRYKMIPHDRDTGNDENTRRYSQLRNTRRTWRDDGMNSLFFKLLSREKAPLYTNITVDIGEAPVMTTPPGKSRFFSF